From Motacilla alba alba isolate MOTALB_02 chromosome 20, Motacilla_alba_V1.0_pri, whole genome shotgun sequence, the proteins below share one genomic window:
- the PDRG1 gene encoding p53 and DNA damage-regulated protein 1 yields the protein MARDPAFVLRYLAEVEELAEDVLAARQQIVDLDVKRNRNREALRALQKDPEPDENAMVCFGAMFIELPKAKTREMLRQDQEELDEEINKLRKELRVKVNRLYEAQGKPELKGFNLNPMSAEEMKLINRILEG from the exons ATGGCCCGGGACCCGGCCTTCGTGCTGCGCTACCTGGCCGAGGTGGAGGAGCTGGCCGAGGACGTGCTGGCGGCACGGCAGCAG ATCGTGGACCTGGACGTGAAGCGGAACCGCAACCGCGAGGCCCTGCGGGCGCTGCAGAAGGACCCTGAGCCCGACG agAACGCCATGGTCTGCTTCGGGGCCATGTTCATCGAGCTGCCGAAGGCGAAGACCCGGGAGATGCTGCGGCAGG ACCAGGAAGAGCTGGATGAGGAGATAAACAAGCTGCGGAAAGAGCTGCGGGTGAAGGTCAACCGGCTCTATGAAGCTCAGG GTAAACCTGAGCTGAAGGGGTTTAACCTGAATCCCATGTCTGCTGAGGAAATGAAGCTCATCAACCGCATCCTGGAGGGCTGA